A single window of Chitinophaga sp. XS-30 DNA harbors:
- the pheT gene encoding phenylalanine--tRNA ligase subunit beta, with protein sequence MTISYNWLCDYLPVKPAPEELSVILTAVGLEVESLERFESVKGSLEGLVIGEVLSVEKHPNADKLRLTKVNIGNGEPLSIVCGAPNVAAGQKVVVAPIGATIYPSSGEPLTMKKAKIRGEESYGMICAEDEIGLGDSHDGILVLDASLQPGLTARELFQPAEDWVFEIGLTPNHMDAMSHMGVARDICAWLNNHEHTQIYQVRRPGIHAASPAAQPRETGVEVKNTEACPRYCGQTVTGIKVGPSPSWMQHRLQAIGVRPINNIVDITNYVLHETGQPLHAFDAAEIKGGKVIIQNLPAGTPFTTLDGKERKLDAGDLMICDGENNPLCIAGVFGGIQSGVKETTTEIFLESAFFSATGIRKSSVRHGLRTDAAVRFEKGADISMAPFALERAVALMGELAHGAPASGVTDTYPSPAPQNSVALSYQYINTLSGHQYAPDKVKNILCSLGFTIQSEDEAQLRVAVPYHKTDISIPADIVEEVMRIDGLDNIPIPPLVNMAPSPQEQPDKERVKEKIADYLAANGFSEIFTNSITNSQYYTHLEQEGLVKMINNLSAELDVMRPSMLETGLERIAYNLNRRNEDLLFFEFGKTYIREGAGKYTETEHLSLYLTGQKRPESWMFKAAPVDFYYLKGYVQNILQRLALPSPQMTAVSTHGLQPAFEISVNGAVIAVLGAVDNQQLKTFDIKQAVWYADFYWATILQQLQTKEAFYEEIPKFPAVRRDLALVLDRQVSFAAVEAAARTVKTSLLQHINLFDVFESEKLGAGKKSYAISFTFQDKQKTLTDQETDALMNKLVKAFETQLQAEIRK encoded by the coding sequence ATGACGATCTCGTATAATTGGCTCTGTGATTATCTGCCGGTAAAACCCGCACCGGAGGAACTTTCCGTAATACTTACCGCGGTTGGGCTGGAAGTAGAGAGCCTGGAAAGGTTTGAAAGCGTAAAAGGCAGCCTGGAAGGGCTGGTGATCGGGGAAGTATTGAGCGTGGAAAAACATCCCAATGCGGACAAGCTGCGCCTGACGAAAGTGAACATCGGCAACGGTGAGCCGCTGAGCATCGTCTGCGGTGCGCCCAATGTGGCAGCAGGCCAGAAAGTAGTGGTAGCCCCCATCGGCGCCACCATTTACCCTTCTTCCGGCGAGCCGCTTACCATGAAAAAGGCGAAGATCCGCGGGGAAGAGAGCTACGGGATGATCTGTGCGGAAGACGAGATCGGGCTGGGAGACAGCCATGACGGCATCCTGGTACTGGATGCCTCCCTGCAGCCGGGCCTCACCGCCCGGGAACTCTTTCAGCCGGCTGAGGACTGGGTATTTGAAATAGGCCTCACCCCTAATCATATGGACGCCATGAGCCATATGGGCGTGGCGCGCGACATCTGCGCCTGGCTGAACAACCATGAACATACGCAGATCTACCAGGTGCGCAGGCCCGGCATCCATGCGGCATCCCCGGCAGCACAGCCGCGGGAGACCGGCGTAGAGGTTAAAAACACGGAGGCCTGTCCCCGTTACTGCGGGCAGACCGTCACCGGCATCAAGGTAGGGCCTTCACCATCCTGGATGCAGCACCGCCTGCAAGCCATCGGCGTGCGCCCGATCAATAATATCGTGGATATCACCAATTACGTGCTGCATGAGACCGGGCAGCCGCTGCATGCATTTGATGCCGCGGAGATCAAAGGCGGCAAAGTCATCATTCAAAACCTCCCCGCCGGCACACCTTTTACCACACTGGACGGCAAAGAACGCAAGCTGGACGCCGGGGACCTGATGATCTGCGACGGAGAGAACAACCCGTTGTGCATTGCCGGGGTATTCGGCGGCATACAATCCGGCGTAAAAGAGACCACCACCGAAATATTCCTGGAAAGCGCATTCTTCAGCGCCACCGGTATCCGCAAATCCTCCGTCCGCCACGGTCTTCGTACAGACGCTGCCGTGCGCTTCGAAAAAGGGGCGGACATCAGCATGGCGCCCTTCGCCCTGGAAAGAGCCGTTGCCCTGATGGGCGAACTGGCCCATGGCGCCCCGGCCTCGGGTGTAACAGATACATACCCTTCACCCGCACCGCAAAACAGCGTAGCGCTTTCCTATCAATATATCAATACCCTGAGCGGCCACCAATATGCACCGGATAAAGTAAAAAATATCCTCTGCAGCCTGGGATTCACCATACAGTCGGAAGACGAAGCCCAGCTGCGTGTAGCCGTTCCATACCATAAAACGGATATCTCCATTCCGGCCGATATCGTGGAAGAGGTCATGCGCATCGACGGGCTGGACAATATCCCCATCCCTCCCCTGGTAAACATGGCGCCCTCCCCCCAGGAGCAGCCGGATAAGGAAAGGGTAAAGGAAAAGATTGCCGATTACCTCGCCGCCAACGGCTTTTCAGAAATATTTACCAATTCCATCACCAACAGCCAGTACTATACGCACCTGGAACAGGAGGGGCTGGTAAAAATGATCAATAATCTCAGTGCGGAACTGGACGTGATGCGTCCATCCATGCTGGAAACCGGCCTGGAACGGATCGCCTACAACCTCAACCGCCGGAATGAGGACCTGCTGTTCTTCGAGTTCGGGAAGACCTACATCCGTGAGGGTGCCGGAAAATACACCGAAACGGAACACCTCAGCCTTTATCTGACAGGGCAGAAAAGGCCCGAAAGCTGGATGTTCAAAGCAGCGCCGGTGGATTTTTACTACCTGAAAGGCTATGTGCAGAACATCCTGCAGCGGCTGGCGCTACCCTCTCCGCAAATGACCGCGGTATCCACGCATGGCCTGCAGCCAGCGTTCGAGATCAGCGTAAACGGTGCGGTGATTGCCGTACTTGGTGCGGTAGATAACCAGCAGCTCAAGACGTTCGACATCAAACAGGCGGTGTGGTATGCCGATTTCTACTGGGCAACGATCCTGCAGCAACTGCAGACGAAAGAGGCCTTCTATGAAGAGATCCCGAAGTTCCCCGCGGTGCGGCGGGATCTGGCGCTGGTGCTGGACAGGCAGGTGAGTTTCGCTGCGGTGGAAGCCGCCGCCCGTACGGTTAAAACATCATTACTGCAACATATCAACCTGTTCGACGTTTTTGAAAGCGAAAAACTCGGCGCCGGCAAAAAATCATATGCGATCAGCTTTACGTTCCAGGACAAGCAGAAAACGCTGACCGACCAGGAAACGGATGCATTGATGAACAAGCTGGTGAAAGCATTCGAAACACAGCTACAGGCTGAGATCCGGAAATAA
- a CDS encoding RES family NAD+ phosphorylase — MNLKLHQLSTREYSADPTGFAARFVTGRWHDIGDRCIYTCLRRSQCLIEFSRGGYHFDQELHDMVFTIFDVPGGSLREFAESELPPEWRTWPRPEAARAFGSRILKAADTLVVSFPSAVFPDERIYLINPRHDLIRSVRIMGVENLDTSLYI; from the coding sequence ATGAATCTGAAATTACACCAGCTCAGCACGAGGGAGTACAGTGCGGACCCCACGGGTTTTGCTGCAAGGTTTGTAACCGGCCGGTGGCACGATATCGGGGACCGCTGTATTTACACCTGTCTGCGCCGGTCACAGTGCCTGATCGAGTTTTCGCGGGGCGGGTATCATTTTGACCAGGAGTTGCATGATATGGTATTCACCATCTTTGATGTGCCCGGCGGCAGTCTGAGAGAGTTTGCCGAAAGTGAGCTGCCGCCTGAATGGAGAACCTGGCCCCGCCCGGAGGCTGCCCGGGCATTCGGGTCGCGGATACTGAAAGCAGCGGACACGCTGGTGGTCTCATTCCCTTCCGCAGTGTTCCCGGACGAAAGGATCTATCTGATCAATCCCCGGCACGACCTGATCAGGTCTGTCAGGATCATGGGAGTGGAGAACCTGGATACCAGTCTCTATATCTAG
- a CDS encoding antitoxin Xre/MbcA/ParS toxin-binding domain-containing protein, producing MTKEFDNGKKGRKPSGGRQEDLFNSLESIAVMRKSSFKWKIELVKQGVTKDQLAILKDTLGLEYATLGKMLSVTDRTLYLKKDKEVFSQSVSDRIMSIVDVYGHAYDIFRDRKKVVQWMKRKNKAFGDLAPIEVMDTQVGMQEVQNELRRLEMGIY from the coding sequence ATGACGAAGGAATTTGACAACGGTAAAAAGGGCCGGAAACCATCAGGAGGCCGGCAGGAGGATTTGTTCAACTCTTTAGAATCCATAGCAGTAATGAGAAAGTCATCTTTTAAATGGAAGATCGAGCTGGTAAAGCAGGGTGTTACAAAAGATCAGTTAGCGATCCTGAAGGATACGCTGGGGCTGGAGTATGCCACTTTGGGTAAAATGTTGTCTGTAACGGACAGAACGCTTTATCTGAAGAAGGACAAGGAGGTGTTCAGTCAGAGTGTGAGCGACAGGATCATGTCTATTGTGGATGTGTACGGGCATGCATATGACATTTTCCGGGACAGAAAAAAGGTGGTCCAGTGGATGAAGCGGAAGAACAAGGCTTTCGGGGACCTGGCGCCCATAGAAGTAATGGATACCCAGGTGGGGATGCAGGAAGTGCAAAATGAGCTGCGCAGGCTGGAGATGGGTATATATTAA
- a CDS encoding cell division protein ZapA yields the protein METLIPVNIVVADRTYRIKIRTEEEEAVRRVMKEVNEKIIEFKAAYAGKDIQDYIAMALIMYATHPATSGGKAQAGVAPFLREKLQHLDNLLDEHLK from the coding sequence ATGGAAACGCTCATCCCGGTCAACATAGTGGTCGCCGACCGCACCTACCGCATCAAAATCCGCACGGAAGAAGAAGAAGCCGTACGCCGTGTCATGAAAGAAGTGAATGAAAAGATCATCGAGTTCAAAGCCGCCTATGCGGGAAAGGACATCCAGGATTACATCGCCATGGCGCTGATCATGTACGCCACACACCCCGCCACCAGCGGCGGAAAGGCACAGGCGGGCGTTGCCCCCTTCCTCCGGGAAAAACTGCAACACCTTGACAATCTGCTGGATGAACACCTGAAATGA
- the rny gene encoding ribonuclease Y: MTELIIVGVVALAIGILLGKLIFAKNTQRKIQEAEDQAKRIVAEGQLSAETLKKDKLLEAKEKYLQMKSEHEKEVLQRNQKISESENRIKQKEQGLNQKTEQLQKQVAENESIKENLGRQIELVNIKRSELEKHQEEHIRRLEKVAALSAEEARQQLVESLKEEARSQAMSHIQEIIEDAKTKANKEAKKIIIQSIQRTAAENTIENAITVFNLESDEIKGQIIGREGRNIRAIEAATGVDLIVDDTPEAIVLSSFDPLRREIARLSLQRLVQDGRIHPARIEEVVEKTKRQLEEQVMEIGERTVIELGIHGLHKELVRMVGKMRFRSSYGQNLLMHSKETANLCAVMAAELGLNPKLAKRAGLLHDIGKVPDEESELSHALLGAKLAEKYGEHPAIVNAIGAHHDEMEMAYVISPIVQACDAISGARPGARREIMQSYLQRIKDLENLALAYDGVEKAYAIQAGRELRVIVESEKVTDSDADRLSFEIANKIQNEMQYPGQIKVTVIRERRAVNVAR; the protein is encoded by the coding sequence ATGACAGAACTTATCATAGTGGGCGTCGTAGCTCTCGCTATCGGTATATTGCTTGGAAAGTTGATTTTCGCTAAAAACACCCAGAGGAAAATACAGGAAGCAGAAGATCAGGCCAAAAGGATTGTTGCAGAGGGCCAGCTTTCCGCCGAAACATTAAAGAAAGACAAACTGCTGGAAGCGAAGGAGAAATATCTTCAGATGAAATCCGAGCACGAGAAAGAAGTACTGCAGCGTAACCAGAAGATCTCGGAATCCGAGAACCGCATCAAGCAAAAAGAACAAGGCCTTAACCAGAAAACCGAGCAGCTCCAGAAACAGGTAGCGGAGAACGAATCCATCAAGGAGAACCTCGGCCGCCAGATAGAACTGGTGAACATCAAACGTTCCGAACTGGAAAAACACCAGGAAGAGCACATCCGCCGCCTGGAGAAAGTTGCGGCCCTGTCCGCCGAAGAGGCCCGCCAGCAACTGGTGGAAAGCCTGAAAGAAGAAGCCCGCTCCCAGGCTATGAGCCACATCCAGGAGATCATCGAGGATGCCAAGACCAAAGCCAACAAGGAAGCCAAAAAGATCATCATACAATCCATCCAGCGTACCGCCGCCGAAAACACCATCGAGAACGCCATTACCGTGTTCAACCTGGAAAGCGACGAGATCAAAGGCCAGATCATCGGCCGGGAAGGCCGTAACATCCGTGCCATTGAAGCGGCTACGGGTGTGGACCTGATCGTGGACGATACCCCGGAAGCCATCGTGCTTTCTTCCTTCGACCCCCTGCGCCGCGAGATCGCCCGCCTGAGCCTGCAACGCCTGGTACAGGACGGCCGTATCCACCCCGCACGTATCGAGGAAGTTGTGGAAAAGACCAAACGCCAGCTGGAAGAACAGGTGATGGAAATCGGGGAAAGGACCGTGATAGAGCTGGGCATCCACGGTCTGCACAAAGAACTGGTGCGTATGGTCGGCAAAATGCGCTTCCGCTCCTCTTACGGCCAGAACCTGTTGATGCACTCCAAGGAAACCGCCAACCTTTGCGCCGTGATGGCCGCGGAACTGGGCCTCAATCCCAAGCTCGCCAAACGCGCCGGCCTCCTGCACGATATCGGCAAAGTGCCTGATGAAGAATCCGAACTGAGCCACGCCCTCCTCGGCGCCAAGCTCGCTGAAAAATACGGCGAACATCCTGCCATCGTGAACGCCATCGGCGCACACCACGATGAAATGGAAATGGCCTACGTGATCTCCCCCATCGTTCAGGCCTGTGACGCCATCAGCGGCGCCCGCCCCGGCGCCCGCCGCGAGATCATGCAAAGCTACCTGCAAAGGATCAAAGACCTGGAAAACCTCGCCCTCGCTTACGATGGCGTGGAAAAAGCATATGCCATCCAGGCCGGCCGCGAACTGCGCGTGATCGTGGAAAGCGAAAAAGTAACCGACAGCGATGCAGACCGCCTCAGCTTCGAGATCGCCAACAAGATCCAGAACGAAATGCAATATCCCGGACAGATCAAAGTAACCGTTATCCGTGAACGGAGAGCGGTGAACGTTGCCCGGTAA
- a CDS encoding DUF1080 domain-containing protein: MTSKILTLAVMGLLTFGAASAQKQQKLFNGKNLDGWKVHGTEKWYVEKGELICESGPDKEYGYLATDKTFKDFELTVDFKQEANGNSGVFFHSSLDGTKISGWQAEVAPPGSNTGGIYESYGRGWLIKPTPEKDQYLKMGEWNTMKVVVKGDQVTTYLNGHEMITLSDEKIGAKDGQIALQIHSGGGIKVRWKNIKVRTL, translated from the coding sequence ATGACAAGCAAGATTCTGACCCTCGCAGTAATGGGACTGCTCACCTTCGGCGCCGCATCCGCCCAGAAACAACAAAAACTCTTCAACGGCAAAAACCTTGACGGATGGAAAGTGCACGGCACCGAGAAATGGTATGTGGAAAAAGGTGAACTGATCTGTGAAAGCGGTCCCGATAAAGAATACGGCTACCTGGCCACCGATAAGACCTTCAAGGACTTTGAACTGACGGTGGACTTCAAACAGGAAGCCAACGGCAACAGCGGCGTATTCTTCCACTCTTCCCTCGATGGCACAAAGATCTCCGGATGGCAGGCCGAAGTAGCGCCTCCGGGCAGCAACACCGGCGGCATCTATGAATCCTACGGCCGCGGATGGCTGATCAAACCAACACCGGAAAAAGATCAGTACCTTAAAATGGGCGAATGGAATACCATGAAAGTAGTGGTTAAAGGCGACCAGGTGACCACCTACCTGAACGGGCATGAGATGATCACGCTCAGCGATGAGAAGATCGGCGCAAAAGACGGACAGATAGCCCTGCAGATCCATTCCGGCGGCGGCATTAAAGTACGCTGGAAGAATATCAAAGTAAGAACATTATAA
- a CDS encoding purine-nucleoside phosphorylase yields MTSLPEQIRETTRFLQQQGFEAPTTGVVLGTGLGELIKKIAIQQSVSYKDIPHFPVSTVEFHKGQLIFGHIGRTSVIAMQGRFHYYEGYSMEQITFPIRVMKALGVQQLLLSNAAGGMNPAFKKGDLVLLDDHINLQPENPLRGLHHPEFGPRFPDMSRPYDPQLSEKLQIAATAAGHSMHKGTYVAVTGPNLETRAEYRFLRMIGGDVVGMSTVPEVIVANQAGLPCAAVSVVTDECDPDNLAPVAIEEIIAVAGKADKVLSGIFAEVIAEMT; encoded by the coding sequence ATGACTTCACTACCAGAACAGATCAGGGAAACCACCCGGTTCCTGCAACAACAGGGCTTTGAAGCCCCTACCACCGGTGTTGTATTAGGCACCGGCCTCGGCGAACTGATCAAAAAAATAGCTATCCAACAGAGCGTATCGTACAAGGACATCCCGCATTTTCCGGTATCCACGGTGGAATTCCACAAAGGGCAGCTGATCTTCGGCCACATCGGCAGAACATCGGTGATCGCCATGCAGGGGCGGTTCCATTATTACGAAGGGTATTCCATGGAGCAGATCACTTTCCCCATCAGGGTAATGAAAGCCCTGGGCGTACAGCAGCTGCTGCTGAGCAATGCCGCCGGAGGCATGAACCCCGCTTTCAAAAAAGGCGACCTCGTATTGCTGGACGATCACATCAACCTGCAACCGGAGAACCCGCTGCGCGGTCTTCACCATCCTGAATTCGGACCGCGTTTCCCCGATATGAGCAGACCTTATGATCCGCAGCTTTCCGAAAAACTGCAGATCGCCGCTACTGCCGCCGGGCATTCCATGCATAAAGGCACATACGTTGCCGTGACCGGCCCTAACCTTGAAACCCGGGCGGAATACCGCTTCCTGCGCATGATCGGCGGAGACGTTGTGGGCATGAGCACCGTACCGGAAGTGATCGTGGCCAACCAGGCGGGACTGCCCTGCGCGGCCGTTTCCGTGGTCACGGATGAATGCGATCCGGACAACCTGGCGCCCGTGGCCATTGAAGAGATCATTGCCGTGGCCGGTAAGGCAGATAAAGTATTAAGCGGGATATTCGCGGAAGTGATCGCGGAAATGACCTGA
- a CDS encoding LacI family DNA-binding transcriptional regulator, whose protein sequence is MKRHQVTIIDIAKELNLSKSTVSRALTGHPSVNPDTRQAVLELAEKLDYQRNMLAISLITKKTNTIGIIVPEFYSSFFPNVIMGAQEVAGQAGYNTVICQCNESYETEVANTKVMLANQVDGILVSITKETRNFDHLKIFQRKGIPIVFFNRVCDDMDVPKVIVDDYDGAYRAVNYLLERGRKRIAHLAGPASLKISERRLSGYKAALKRNNMDVDEELIISYDLNVDKVKIYVNHLLNLEHPPDAIFAVNDPTAIEAIQVIKKRGLRVPDDIAVVGFSNDFASGLIEPSLTTVSQPVREIGRTAAQLLIEQIARDVADWKTIIRVLKTELIIRKSS, encoded by the coding sequence ATGAAAAGACACCAGGTAACGATCATTGATATAGCGAAGGAGCTGAACCTCTCGAAATCCACTGTTTCCAGGGCATTGACAGGCCATCCCAGCGTAAACCCGGATACCCGGCAGGCCGTGCTGGAGCTGGCGGAGAAGCTGGATTATCAGCGAAACATGCTGGCTATCAGCCTGATCACGAAGAAAACGAATACTATCGGCATTATCGTGCCCGAGTTCTACAGTTCTTTTTTCCCGAACGTGATCATGGGGGCGCAGGAAGTGGCGGGGCAGGCCGGTTACAATACGGTCATCTGCCAGTGCAATGAAAGTTATGAAACGGAAGTGGCGAATACCAAAGTGATGCTGGCTAACCAGGTGGACGGTATCCTGGTATCCATTACCAAGGAAACGCGCAATTTCGATCATCTGAAGATCTTCCAGCGGAAGGGGATCCCCATTGTTTTTTTCAACAGGGTATGTGATGATATGGATGTGCCAAAGGTGATCGTGGATGATTACGATGGCGCCTACCGTGCCGTGAATTACCTGCTGGAACGGGGGAGGAAAAGGATCGCCCACCTGGCGGGGCCGGCCTCACTCAAGATCAGTGAACGAAGGCTCAGCGGGTATAAGGCTGCGCTTAAACGGAACAATATGGATGTGGATGAGGAGCTGATCATCTCCTATGATCTGAATGTGGACAAAGTGAAGATCTACGTGAATCACCTGTTGAACCTGGAACACCCGCCGGATGCCATTTTTGCGGTGAACGACCCTACGGCGATAGAGGCGATCCAGGTGATCAAGAAGCGCGGTTTGCGGGTGCCGGACGATATTGCGGTGGTGGGCTTCAGCAATGATTTTGCATCCGGACTGATAGAACCATCGCTGACCACGGTATCGCAGCCCGTCCGGGAAATCGGCCGCACAGCTGCGCAGCTGCTGATAGAACAGATCGCGCGTGATGTGGCGGATTGGAAAACGATCATCAGGGTACTGAAGACCGAACTGATCATCCGTAAATCCAGTTAA
- a CDS encoding TonB-dependent receptor, translating into MTVRFLMLLFVLSGTLHTMAQVADNAKTVTGKVTDPDNAPLEGVNVVLKGKTTKTTTNEEGIYSIRVEDPATAVLVFSYVGFHNREVKLNATTTIYNLRMEAAVQGLNDVVVIGYGTVKRRDLTGAVGEVKIEDMEKAPVASFEQALAGRVAGLQVSSVDGQPGSGLNIVLRGNNSVTQDNSPLYVIDGFPMENPSNDIINPADIASIEVLKDASATAIYGARGANGVIMITTKKGKTGAPVVSYQAWAGVQQNIKQQEMLDPYEFVKYQLEQNPTFYGSVYLDNGKTLEDYRNVKGINWQDMVFRDAFMHNHNISVRGGNDKTRYSVSGSLLGQDGIIINSGYKRYQGRVSLDQTISGKFKVGININYTSTKRHGTISNSTSDGRASGPTASLMYSVWGYRPVTGDSLNDINIIDEPFDPDVDPLNEYRINPVISNRNEYNPVFNNTLISNAYLEYKPAKYFTLRVTGGLTKTAIRREKFNNSNTRSGNPKSGTLGVNGSISNAETVNWLNENTLTYARNFNKVHNLNVVGGMSLQQVSSHSYGFSASHIPNESLGISGLDEGLITTAPTSKSTNALMSFLGRVNYGYKSRYLLTVSFRADGSSKFPTNAKWAYFPSGAFAWRLSDESFMKNIRFLSDAKIRVGYGLTGNNRVSDFAYLSALQIFPYSGYSFGESPVQGIIPNNLGDTHLRWETTGQTGIGLDLGFLNDRITLTTDYYKKNTRDLLLQATLAPSSGYLSGYRNVGRVSNEGLEFTLNTVNIKRRNFSWSTNFNIAFNRNRVLQLNEDEPSYASRITWGNFNNAYPYIAIPGHPIALFYGFLFDGIYQYDDFDQLANGSYVLKENVPNNGSPRANMQPGHIKYKDINQDGQVNNNDLTIIGDPNPVHIGGFSNNFTYRNFDLNVFFQWSYGNDILNANRIEFEGGDVVRSYLNMFKSVENRWTPENQTNSLYKIGGQGPLVYSSRTIEDGSYLRLKTVALGYTLPANLTKRAGIKSLRVYSSAQNLITWTNYTGIDPEVSVRHSALTPGFDWSAYPKARTITVGLDVSF; encoded by the coding sequence ATGACAGTAAGATTTCTAATGCTGCTATTCGTCCTGTCCGGGACGTTGCACACCATGGCACAGGTTGCCGACAATGCCAAAACAGTCACGGGGAAGGTCACGGACCCCGATAACGCTCCACTGGAAGGTGTGAACGTAGTATTGAAAGGCAAAACAACAAAAACCACCACCAATGAAGAAGGCATTTATTCCATCCGCGTAGAAGACCCGGCCACCGCCGTGCTGGTGTTCTCCTACGTGGGCTTCCACAACAGGGAAGTAAAGCTCAACGCCACCACGACCATCTACAACCTGCGGATGGAAGCGGCGGTGCAGGGGCTGAACGATGTAGTGGTGATCGGCTACGGCACCGTCAAAAGGCGGGACCTGACCGGCGCCGTAGGCGAGGTAAAAATAGAAGACATGGAAAAAGCGCCTGTGGCTTCCTTTGAACAGGCGCTGGCGGGCCGCGTGGCGGGACTGCAGGTTTCTTCGGTGGACGGACAGCCCGGCTCCGGCCTGAATATCGTGCTGCGGGGCAACAACTCCGTTACGCAGGACAATTCCCCGCTCTACGTGATCGATGGCTTTCCGATGGAAAATCCATCCAACGACATCATCAATCCGGCGGACATTGCATCCATCGAAGTGCTGAAAGATGCTTCCGCAACGGCGATCTATGGCGCCAGAGGCGCCAATGGCGTGATCATGATCACCACCAAAAAAGGAAAAACCGGTGCGCCGGTAGTGAGCTACCAGGCCTGGGCCGGCGTCCAGCAAAACATCAAACAACAGGAGATGCTGGACCCTTATGAATTTGTGAAATACCAGCTGGAGCAAAACCCTACATTCTACGGATCTGTATATCTCGATAACGGCAAAACACTGGAAGATTACCGGAACGTGAAGGGCATCAACTGGCAGGATATGGTGTTCCGCGATGCCTTTATGCATAATCACAACATTTCCGTAAGAGGCGGTAATGACAAGACACGATATTCCGTTTCCGGCTCCCTCCTGGGGCAGGATGGTATCATTATCAACAGCGGCTATAAACGTTACCAGGGAAGAGTTTCGCTGGATCAGACCATCAGCGGCAAATTCAAAGTGGGTATCAATATCAATTATACATCCACCAAAAGGCACGGCACCATCTCCAATTCAACATCAGATGGCAGAGCATCCGGCCCAACGGCCAGCCTGATGTACAGCGTATGGGGCTACCGCCCGGTAACCGGTGATTCGCTCAATGACATCAATATCATCGATGAGCCGTTTGACCCGGATGTGGACCCGCTCAATGAATACCGCATCAACCCGGTTATCTCCAACAGGAATGAATACAACCCGGTCTTTAACAATACGCTCATTTCCAACGCTTACCTTGAATACAAACCGGCAAAATACTTTACACTGAGAGTAACCGGTGGCCTCACTAAAACGGCCATACGCCGCGAAAAATTCAACAACTCAAATACCCGCTCCGGCAATCCAAAAAGCGGAACACTTGGTGTGAATGGCTCTATCAGCAATGCCGAAACGGTGAACTGGCTGAATGAGAACACGCTCACCTACGCACGCAATTTCAATAAGGTGCATAACCTGAACGTGGTGGGTGGTATGTCGCTGCAACAAGTGTCCTCACACAGCTACGGCTTCAGCGCTTCACATATACCGAATGAATCCCTCGGCATCAGCGGGCTGGATGAAGGATTGATCACTACCGCGCCCACATCAAAGTCCACCAATGCACTAATGTCTTTCCTGGGCCGTGTGAACTATGGCTACAAATCCCGTTACCTGCTCACCGTTTCCTTCCGTGCGGATGGCTCCTCCAAATTCCCCACCAATGCCAAATGGGCTTACTTCCCCTCCGGCGCATTTGCATGGCGGCTGAGCGATGAATCGTTCATGAAGAACATCCGCTTTCTCTCAGATGCTAAAATACGCGTGGGATACGGCTTAACAGGGAACAACCGCGTATCTGACTTTGCATACCTTTCCGCATTGCAGATATTCCCTTACTCCGGTTACAGCTTCGGGGAATCTCCCGTTCAGGGCATCATTCCCAATAACCTCGGCGACACACATCTGAGATGGGAGACAACAGGGCAAACAGGTATCGGTCTGGATCTCGGTTTCCTGAACGACCGCATCACGCTTACAACAGATTACTATAAAAAGAATACCCGCGATCTGCTGCTGCAAGCCACACTGGCGCCGTCTTCCGGATACCTCAGCGGATACCGGAACGTAGGGCGCGTATCAAACGAAGGGCTTGAATTTACATTGAACACGGTGAACATTAAACGAAGAAACTTTTCATGGTCTACCAACTTCAACATCGCCTTTAACCGCAACCGCGTGTTGCAATTAAATGAAGATGAACCAAGTTATGCGTCCCGTATCACCTGGGGCAACTTCAACAACGCATATCCTTATATCGCTATACCGGGGCATCCTATTGCGCTGTTCTACGGCTTCCTGTTTGATGGCATCTATCAATATGACGACTTCGACCAATTGGCAAACGGCTCCTACGTGCTGAAAGAAAATGTGCCGAACAACGGCTCTCCGCGCGCCAATATGCAACCCGGCCATATCAAATACAAAGACATTAACCAGGACGGACAGGTGAACAACAACGATCTCACCATCATCGGAGATCCAAACCCTGTGCACATCGGCGGCTTCTCCAACAACTTCACCTATCGCAATTTCGACCTGAATGTTTTCTTCCAGTGGAGCTATGGTAACGACATCCTGAACGCCAACCGCATAGAATTTGAAGGCGGCGATGTGGTGCGCAGCTATCTGAATATGTTCAAATCAGTTGAAAACCGCTGGACGCCGGAGAACCAGACCAATTCCCTGTACAAGATAGGGGGACAGGGGCCGCTGGTATATTCTTCCCGTACAATAGAAGACGGTTCTTACCTGCGGCTGAAAACGGTGGCGCTGGGTTATACGTTGCCTGCGAATCTTACAAAAAGAGCCGGCATTAAGTCGCTGCGGGTTTATTCTTCCGCACAGAACCTTATTACATGGACGAACTATACCGGTATAGACCCGGAAGTATCTGTCCGCCACAGTGCATTAACACCGGGTTTTGACTGGTCTGCCTATCCTAAAGCGCGCACCATTACTGTTGGACTGGATGTTTCTTTTTAA